In one Excalfactoria chinensis isolate bCotChi1 chromosome 17, bCotChi1.hap2, whole genome shotgun sequence genomic region, the following are encoded:
- the FOXJ1 gene encoding forkhead box protein J1 yields the protein MLEPPQSPGMAEGWLSLRAAEGQQGGMGDSSNLDDSLTSLQWLQEFSIINANVGKSSSCPSGPDPHDCHHIPGFAAPCSPLAADPACMGMPHTPGKPTSSSTSRSAHLGLHAQPPEDIDYKTNPHVKPPYSYATLICMAMEASKKTKITLSAIYKWITDNFCYFRHADPTWQNSIRHNLSLNKCFIKVPREKDEPGKGGFWKIDPQYADRLMNGAFKKRRMPPVQIHPAFTNRAQHQACGVSGPVPSTCANGNVLNVNTESQQLLKEFEEVTGEQSWDGKSGRKRKQPLPKRTAKVARLLNTALLTQEEQTELGSLKGNFDWEVVFDTNLNGDFATFEELELTPPISPIGRDVDLTGHGYHDNAQEWCVAGPEQPLSEPNPNNLDFDETFMATSFLQHPWDEDGSEYLSGSVSMEQLFELGDASLPADINEWSAVGSFL from the exons ATGCTGGAGCCGCCGCAGAGCCCAGGCATGGCTGAGGGCTGGCTGAGCCTGCGGGCAGCCGAGGGGCAGCAGGGCGGCATGGGGGACTCGAGCAACCTGGACGACAGCCTGACCAGcctgcagtggctgcaggaatTCTCCATCATCAACGCCAACGTGGGCAAATCCTCCTCGTGCCCCAGCGGCCCCGATCCTCACGATTGCCATCACATCCCCGGCTTCGCCGCTCCGTGTTCCCCCCTGGCTGCCGACCCAGCATGTATGGGGATGCCCCACACCCCCGGCAagcccacctcctcctccacctcgAGGTCAGCACACCTGGGTTTGCACGCACAGCCACCTGAGGACATCGACTACAAGACCAACCCGCACGTCAAGCCGCCCTACTCCTACGCCACTCTCATCTGCATGGCCATGGAAGCCAGCAAGAAGACCAAAATCACCCTCTCTGCCATCTACAAGTGGATTACTGACAACTTCTGCTACTTCCGACACGCCGACCCTACCTGGCAG AACTCCATCCGGCACAACCTCTCCTTGAACAAGTGCTTCATTAAAGTGCCCCGTGAGAAGGACGAGCCTGGGAAAGGCGGCTTTTGGAAGATCGACCCTCAATACGCCGACCGGCTGATGAACGGGGCCTTCAAGAAGCGGAGGATGCCCCCGGTGCAGATCCACCCAGCCTTCACCAACAGGGCCCAGCACCAAGCGTGCGGTGTCAGCGGTCCGGTGCCTTCCACCTGTGCCAATGGCAACGTCCTCAACGTCAACACGGAGTCCCAGCAGCTGTTGAAGGAGTTTGAAGAGGTCACcggtgagcagagctgggatgggAAGAGCGGCCGCAAGCGCAAGCAGCCCTTACCCAAACGCACAGCCAAGGTGGCCCGGCTGCtcaacacagccctgctcacccaGGAGGAGCAGACCGAGCTGGGCTCACTGAAGGGCAACTTCGACTGGGAGGTCGTCTTTGACACCAACCTCAATGGAGATTTCGCCACGTTTGAGGAGCTGGAGCTCACACCACCCATCAGCCCCATTGGGCGCGATGTTGACCTGACAGGCCATGGGTACCACGACAATGCACAGGAGTGGTGCGTGGCCGGGCCCGAGCAGCCCCTCTCTGAGCCCAACCCCAACAACCTGGACTTTGACGAGACCTTCATGGCcacctccttcctgcagcacccCTGGGATGAAGATGGCAGTGAGTACCTGTCCGGCTCCGTCAGCATGGAGCAGCTGTTTGAGCTGGGTGACGCCTCGCTGCCTGCGGACATCAATGAATGGAGCGCTGTGGGATCCTTTCTATAA